Proteins encoded by one window of Cloeon dipterum chromosome 4, ieCloDipt1.1, whole genome shotgun sequence:
- the LOC135944173 gene encoding transmembrane protease serine 9-like has translation MSGLQRRILLGLQILVLLNAVIATDDSSNGNGKWHHPMHILNPNEILGPQIIGGSEAAAGDFPWHGWLQIKKIGTNSGYMCGASLIAAKYAMSACHCIQSTSEYSHEVVLGIVNRNTPTAGNVRKTVAAPICHESYIAATTKNDIALLPFDSPVTTTSNIQFINLPQPSLASTDLVGTNANVSGFGRISDSNYTLSTTLQYATLTVTSDESCSAEYGATYSSDVMLCAKAPARDQADCQGDSGGPLVYNNGTAWVQIGIVSWGGEFCQNTSSVYARVTTFVDWVKSKMSAIDGGGANTTTTKAPPTTTAKATTTAKTKATTTKKPTTTKAPTTTKPPQCASKDFKNLQTKCCSPPAKDLLAKSYNKTIENTCKKIGGDNSAFNLFVLNKVQNNKKNNTVNITDVAGLAKQLGKSACYISCYLNQSGIVDNVTGDIDVDALTTLLTTNQERTGPWVYIISSAVSSCTSLITELPLPDLPSGKIKCNPRGGVIVQCVLATIIEQCPLRVTSNSCNSDYALFDQCISFVMDALFNSPGV, from the exons ATGAGTGGACTTCAAAGACGTATCCTTTTGGGGCTGCAG atccTGGTCCTGTTGAATGCTGTTATTGCAACAGACGACTCCTCaaatggaaatggaaaatggCACCATCCCATGCACATAT TGAACCCGAATGAAATTCTTGGCCCTCAAATCATCGGGGGATCGGAAGCTGCTGCAGGAGACTTCCCATGGCATGGCTGGCtgcaaataaagaaaatcggGACGAACAGTGGGTACATGTGCGGTGCTTCGCTGATCGCTGCCAAGTACGCCATGTCAGCGTGTCACTGCATCCA GTCGACTTCCGAATATTCACATGAGGTAGTGCTCGGCATAGTCAACAGAAATACACCCACGGCGGGGAACGTCAGGAAGACCGTTGCAGCACCTATTTGCCACGAATCTTATATTGCCGCTACGACAAAAAACGACATTGCCCTTCTTCCGTTTGATAGTCCAGTTACTACAACAa gtaatattcaatttatcaaTCTGCCCCAACCTTCACTCGCGTCCACTGATTTGGTCGGCACGAATGCCAACGTCAGCGGCTTTGGCAGAATTTCAGACAGCA ATTATACGCTAAGCACTACGCTGCAGTACGCAACTCTCACAGTCACCTCTGATGAGTCATGCTCAGCCGAGTACGGCGCGACGTATTCTTCGGACGTAATGTTGTGTGCAAAAGCACCAGCCAGAGACCAAGCAGACTGCCAA GGAGACAGCGGTGGCCCTCTTGTCTACAACAATGGCACTGCTTGGGTTCAGATCGGCATAGTGTCGTGGGGAGGCGAATTTTGCCAGAACACGTCTTCCGTGTACGCAAGGGTCACAACATTCGTTGACTGGGTTAAAAGCAAAATGAGCG cgaTTGATGGCGGAGGTGCCAACACTACCACTACCAAAGCTCCCCCTACTACCACAGCCAAAGCCACCACTACTGCCAAGACCAAAGCCACCACCACCAAAAAACCTACAACAACCAAAGCACCAACTACCACCAAACCTCCACAATGCGCCTCAAAAGATTTCAAG AATTTGCAGACAAAGTGCTGCTCTCCGCCTGCTAAGGATTTGCTTGCTAAGTCGTACAACAAGACAATTGAAAACACTTGCAAGAAAATTGGCGGAGACAActctgcatttaatttgtttgtccTCAACAAGGTGCagaataataagaaaaacaaCACCGTGAACATAACCGATGTTGCCGGATTAGCCAAGCAACTCGGCAAATCTGCT TGCTACATTTCATGCTACCTCAACCAATCCGGAATT gTTGATAATGTCACTGGAGATATTGATGTTGATGCGTTGACAACCCTGCTGACCACAAATCAAGAACGCACTGGCCCCTGGGTTTACATTATAAGTTCGGCAGTTAGTTCCTGCACATCCCTGATCACAG AGCTGCCCCTGCCGGACTTGCCATCTGGAAAGATTAAGTGCAATCCGAGAGGTGGAGTCATAGTGCAGTGTGTTTTGGCAACAATCATTGAg CAATGCCCTTTAAGAG TAACGAGCAATTCCTGCAACAGTGACTACGCTCTGTTTGATCAGTGCATAAGCTTTGTCATGGATGCACTCTTCAACAGTCCAGGGGTTTAA
- the LOC135942285 gene encoding ankyrin-3-like, with product MPNNITSIFDLLDKRNKNGSLPMLHRVATWGAIPDVRSLIGKTHGINARGGVDNATALHHAAKNRKCDKEMIELFLAHGATVEEKDSEGMEPVDYAVQGKNFETAEELLKHRTDGFDCSLLHYYIKKNDLESASAVYENDKTSANVVGKCGRTALQVAAQYGSLEMCFWIHNCSDVTQSASTILHYAVLNEINPSKVVKFFYSLYPDIDVRNPSNETPLHSALRAENLVAVEELLKRGASLKDGWNAFLFCVKENKLKSAKFVHEKDPSLINQPDYDGKKALQLAALHADLEMCRWLVSLKVVVDATDGDERTVLHLVALRKSPDVELVRYFAPLVANIDQADASDFSPLHCAIQNGSYATAKELIDQGANLRAKLLLRIPLHYFISQKMHDAAKFVYENDHQQLDMTDGPISMTSLHYAAKMADVRMCKWLVELGCDVDFRTPNKVTVLHCATFNKNHGKEIIEYFLQSSDLNVDVPAHNNQTPLHFALRNEHLEVAELLLSHGANIKVTIGKQNLLHYCVMHDKLNSAKFVHKKDRELIRALESDDKTALHLAAQYAGVDVCKWLVDEGVKVSEVDAHYNRTALHFVSQREKECKDIIKFFGTTGMDFAAKDTRGYSALALALSSGKFDMVEELLSLDVNLRSKVDEYDNVLQFCVAIKNMAAVKLLYNKDEKLINESGANRRTPLHIAAWNADVSMCRWLVNHGADVHALDRMHNNVFHYFAQDQENSIADHQRRDLVTFFKSKHVNVDQFNHEGNTPLHVALQLKNTSVAKYLIESGASLLLKREGKNYLLYCVQMEYLESSKLLHQMAPDLIKGCNEKGQNALHIAAQGGSLEMVTWLVGEGMKVDQVNEVDHYNVLHYATLNKKEAERLVRYFVAQRGPLNGKTNLEETPLHLALRSKNYAIAQMMVDLGADVDAIIGTEQTNMIHICVMENDLEGAKIVHRANPQLINQLATGKRNALHLAAFYGSLEMCHWLYEMGVDPHAKASENRSIFYFCGDQIEKKKFFLSVGLKKEKSLASFLRKSFRIKKKK from the coding sequence ATGCCGAACAATATTACGAGTATCTTTGATCTGCTCGATAAACGGAACAAAAATGGCAGCCTTCCTATGCTGCACAGAGTAGCAACGTGGGGAGCTATTCCAGATGTCCGCTCCCTCATCGGGAAAACACATGGCATCAATGCCAGAGGTGGCGTAGACAACGCAACTGCACTGCACCACGCCGCGAAGAACCGCAAGTGCGACAAGGAGATGATCGAACTGTTCCTCGCGCACGGAGCGACAGTCGAGGAGAAGGACTCGGAGGGCATGGAGCCGGTTGACTACGCCGTGCAGGGGAAAAACTTCGAGACGGCCGAGGAACTGCTCAAGCACCGAACCGACGGGTTCGATTGCAGCCTGCTCCACTACTACATCAAGAAGAACGACCTGGAGTCGGCCAGTGCGGTGTACGAAAATGACAAAACCTCGGCAAATGTTGTGGGAAAGTGTGGAAGGACGGCTCTGCAGGTCGCAGCCCAGTACGGAAGCCTGGAAATGTGCTTCTGGATCCATAATTGCTCCGACGTGACGCAAAGCGCTTCCACAATCCTGCACTATGCTGTTCTCAACGAAATCAATCCGAGCAAAGTCgtcaagtttttttattcactctACCCAGACATCGACGTGAGGAACCCCAGCAACGAGACTCCGCTTCATAGCGCGCTGAGGGCGGAAAACCTGGTGGCGGTGGAGGAGCTTCTTAAGCGCGGTGCGAGTCTCAAAGACGGTTGGAACGCTTTCCTCTTCTGCGTTAAggagaataaattaaagagcgcCAAGTTTGTGCACGAAAAAGACCCAAGTTTGATCAATCAACCCGATTATGACGGGAAGAAAGCGCTTCAACTCGCAGCCCTGCACGCTGATCTGGAAATGTGCAGGTGGCTGGTCAGCCTGAAGGTTGTCGTCGACGCTACGGACGGCGACGAACGCACCGTCCTGCACCTCGTCGCGCTGAGGAAGTCTCCGGACGTGGAGTTGGTTCGTTATTTCGCACCTCTCGTCGCGAACATCGACCAAGCAGACGCTTCCGATTTTAGTCCTCTGCACTGCGCCATCCAGAATGGAAGCTACGCCACCGCCAAGGAGCTGATCGACCAAGGCGCTAACCTGCGGGCGAAACTCTTACTCCGTATTCCTCTGCACTACTTTATTTCCCAAAAGATGCACGACGCTGCCAAGTTCGTGTACGAGAATGATCACCAGCAACTCGACATGACTGATGGGCCGATTAGCATGACTTCCTTGCACTACGCGGCCAAGATGGCTGACGTGAGGATGTGCAAGTGGTTAGTTGAATTGGGCTGCGACGTGGATTTCCGGACGCCAAACAAAGTTACAGTCCTGCACTGCGCCACGTTCAACAAGAATCATGGCAAGGAGATCATCGAGTACTTCCTGCAGTCCTCCGACCTCAACGTGGACGTTCCTGCCCACAACAACCAGACCCCTCTGCACTTCGCTCTCAGGAATGAACACTTGGAGGTCGCGGAGTTGCTGCTGAGTCACGGGGCGAACATCAAGGTGACAATAGGAAAGCAGAATCTGCTGCACTACTGCGTCATGCACGACAAGCTGAATAGCGCAAAGTTCGTGCACAAAAAGGACAGAGAGCTGATCAGAGCGCTGGAATCCGACGATAAGACCGCGCTGCACTTGGCAGCCCAATACGCTGGAGTCGACGTGTGTAAGTGGCTGGTGGACGAAGGTGTCAAGGTCAGCGAGGTCGACGCGCATTACAACCGCACTGCACTGCACTTTGTTTCTCAGAGAGAGAAGGAATGCAAGGACATCATCAAGTTTTTCGGCACGACTGGAATGGACTTTGCAGCCAAGGACACGCGTGGCTATAGCGCGTTAGCTCTCGCCCTGTCCTCCGGGAAATTCGACATGGTCGAGGAGCTGTTGTCGTTGGACGTAAATCTGCGTTCCAAGGTCGATGAATACGACAACGTGCTACAGTTCTGCGTGgcgataaaaaatatggcGGCTGTCAAGTTGCTGTACAACAAGGACGAGAAGCTGATCAATGAAAGCGGTGCCAACAGGAGGACACCGCTGCACATTGCCGCTTGGAATGCTGATGTCTCTATGTGCAGGTGGCTGGTCAACCACGGCGCCGACGTGCACGCCTTGGACCGAATGCACAACAACGTTTTTCACTACTTCGCTCAAGACCAAGAAAATTCTATCGCTGACCATCAAAGGCGCGACCTCGTCACTTTCTTCAAATCAAAACATGTGAACGTGGACCAATTCAATCACGAAGGAAATACCCCACTCCACGTCGCCCTGCAGCTGAAAAACACTTCTGTCGCCAAATATCTGATCGAAAGCGGTGCCAGCCTGCTCCTTAAGCGTGAAGGGAAAAATTACCTCCTCTACTGCGTCCAAATGGAGTACCTAGAGAGCAGCAAACTGTTGCATCAAATGGCCCCTGACCTGATCAAAGGCTGCAACGAAAAAGGCCAAAATGCACTCCACATTGCTGCCCAAGGGGGAAGCCTGGAGATGGTCACGTGGCTCGTCGGGGAGGGAATGAAGGTTGACCAAGTGAACGAGGTTGACCACTACAACGTGCTGCACTACGCCACCCTGAACAAGAAGGAAGCAGAGCGTCTCGTGCGCTACTTCGTCGCTCAAAGAGGTCCGCTGAACGGAAAAACCAACCTCGAAGAGACTCCCCTGCACCTGGCCCTGCGAAGTAAAAACTACGCCATTGCCCAGATGATGGTGGACCTTGGCGCCGACGTCGACGCCATAATCGGAACTGAGCAGACTAACATGATCCACATTTGCGTGATGGAAAACGATCTGGAAGGCGCCAAGATCGTGCACAGGGCCAATCCGCAGCTCATCAACCAATTAGCGACGGGAAAACGGAATGCACTTCACCTCGCGGCGTTCTACGGCAGCTTGGAAATGTGCCACTGGCTGTACGAAATGGGGGTCGACCCTCACGCCAAGGCTAGCGAAAACAGGtcgattttttacttttgcggcgaccaaattgaaaagaagaaatttttcttgtcCGTGGGcttgaaaaaagagaaaagcttGGCTAGTTTCTTGAGAAAAAGCTTCcggattaaaaagaaaaaataa